The genomic interval ATGGCAAAGGCCTCGAGAACCTTGTTTTGAATACCGCGCGCAATTCGCATGGGTGCAACAGCGACATCCGCCGCCGCCAGGTAGGGGCGTACGTCGGCGACCGCGCCGGTCACCTCGATACCGTCCAACTCCGCCAGCGCCCGAACGCGTGCCGCCGGCCGCAGGCCGACAATCGTGAACTGTGCATCAGCGCAGGCCGCGCGTACTCCGGGCCATACCTTCTCGGCAAACCAGCACACCGCATCGACGTTGGCGCCGTAGTCCATTGCTCCGGTGAACACGACTCTCGCCCCATGGCCGGGCGCGCTCAGCCGGTCGAACCCGGCTTCGGCTGAAAAATAGTCGGCGTCGACGCCGTTGGCGATAGCGTGTATGCGTGCCCCGGCCTGTGGAGCGCGATGGCGGAAGAAGTCCGCTTCCGCGTCCGAGACGAAGACGCTGGCATCGAATTCATCCGCCAGCCGTTCCTCGGCGGCCGCTAGCTTGCGTGCCTCCCGGCCGTGCACCCAAGCCATGGGCGCTGTGCCTGTGCGCGCGTACTGCGCCCACTTGTCCGAGTCCACGTCGACGAAATCCAGTACGCGTCGTACATCGGGAACCGACAGCGCATACGGCCCCATCGTGGAAGAAAAGGCGATCACGGCGTCGAGAGAGCGGCGCGCGGCCAGTTGTTTCACCCAGCGGCTCATCCGCGCATCCCGGTAATACGCAAAGCTCAACGCCTCCCGGCGGCGCAGCCCGTTCAGGCTACGCAGACGTGCCCGCATTGGCACGAGCGGTCTAAAGCACGTCTGGTCGCACCATTGCTGGACCGTATCCCGTCCGCTCCAATCGGCCGGGTCGTCGACGAACGTTCCCAGGTGCACGACATACCGTGAGGCCAGCGCACGCAACCAGTGATAGGCGCGGATCTTGTCGCCCTTGTTCGGCGGATAGGGGATCCGGTGACAC from Salinisphaera sp. T31B1 carries:
- a CDS encoding TIGR03087 family PEP-CTERM/XrtA system glycosyltransferase → MREVLFLCHRIPYPPNKGDKIRAYHWLRALASRYVVHLGTFVDDPADWSGRDTVQQWCDQTCFRPLVPMRARLRSLNGLRRREALSFAYYRDARMSRWVKQLAARRSLDAVIAFSSTMGPYALSVPDVRRVLDFVDVDSDKWAQYARTGTAPMAWVHGREARKLAAAEERLADEFDASVFVSDAEADFFRHRAPQAGARIHAIANGVDADYFSAEAGFDRLSAPGHGARVVFTGAMDYGANVDAVCWFAEKVWPGVRAACADAQFTIVGLRPAARVRALAELDGIEVTGAVADVRPYLAAADVAVAPMRIARGIQNKVLEAFAMGLPVVMTPQAAAGLRPVGPEFADVVEPHQAFADAVLSRFGSNPQTAAAARGYVSRYYGWPARFDELLSLVEGASSTSQSSVKEGA